A stretch of DNA from Coccidioides posadasii str. Silveira chromosome 1, complete sequence:
ACAATGGGATCCGGGGCTTTACTCGGCTCGATGGTACTATGGCGCTCAAACAACGGAATGTTGCACTTGATAAGTTCCGGGATGACGAAAACATCACAGTTCTCCTTGCAACTTTAGGGGCTGGTGGCGTTGGTCTTAATCTCACATCAGCCTCAAGGGTGTACATCATGGAGCCCCAGTACAACCCGGCTGCTGTCGCGCAGGCAGTAGACCGCGTTCATCGTCTGGGCCAGACAAGAGAAGTTACGACGGTGCAATTTATTATGAAAGAAAGcattgaagaaaagattgCGGAGCTggcgaagaagaaacagaagcTAGCTAATATGAGTTTGAATCGAGGCAAATCGGATAAGCGGGAGATGATGGAGGAGAGGATGAAGGAATATCGGAGCTTATTCAAGTAAGATGCCGTCTGGTAAATGGCCCTTACGCCTCTACTGGATATTCATGGCGTTTTGACGACAATAAAGGCAGAGACAATATTAACGACTTGGAATGGATGGCGTTATGATGATGCGAAGGGGCGACATATTTATAAGGAATTGGCGGCAGGTTTTATTTTTACGATTTTATGATACCCATGACAAACCATGCCTCTTCTCTTTAgcctcttctctttcttttcttttttgaacatatattattattgcttCTGCAAGCATTCTGGCGAAGGCTTTGAGGAGCTGAGGTGAACAGGTTCTATGACTTAGTATTTGCCATATTGGGGCTGTGACCAGCATCAGCATGGTTTGTAGACATAGCAGACATAGATTGCTAGACAATATCGAATCTCACAACAATCGGCCATATGTGGTAAAAGAGTGAAAGCTTTCGCCGCTGTTGGGTCGCCAATGCCGACCATTAGGATTATCGTTCTATCTTGTCGTACGACCTTCACATCACCCTAGCCTGAATTCGAAATACCTGTCCCCCTACTCACCGCCCCCAACAGCCCGTCCACTTTCTCTCCCAATCTCCGCAGCTCTCTCCTTCTTGCACTCCGCTCTTCTTCAACCACTCTTAACTCCTCCGCAAGTTGCTTTATTCGCTCCTGCTGCTCCGCCTCGCTGGATTTAATCCCCGGTAGAACGCTAATCAAGTACTCAATCTGCTGTTCTTTGATAATAAGATCACGAGCCAGCTCGCGCTGGCGCATGAGGAATGTATTCGGTGAGTCCGGGCGCGGTGGGGCGTCGGGCGGTTGttcttgctgttgctgctgcatTTGAGGAGCATTAGACGGTCCGGCAGCAGCGTCTTTAGTGTCGCCAGATGGCCCACCGGCGGCGCCGGGAGTATTGGTTGCAGTGCCAGATGTGGGAGCGGCGGGGGGAGGGTTTTTAGGGATCTTTTTGAGCTGTGGGACCGCGCTGGGAACATTGGGGGGTGGGATGGCGGGTGAGTGATCATGGTAGGTTGTTAGGTAGGCAACCGTGGCGTAGAATTGGGTTGCGAGCTAGATCATATGTGAGCTGAAAGGTCCTCTGTCTTGCACCTTTCTCGAGTTGCGACTGACCTGGTCAAGGCATGTTTGAAGCTGGGTGAGAATATCCGCCATGAGCCAAAATTTAAATACTTCGTCAGACAGCAAAGCCCCGTGATGAGCAATTTGCAAGGGATAATTAGGGGGGTTTTGGTCCCAGAGAGCTCTATGGTTTTGCACATGTACAGATGAGCTGCGAGCTCCTTGCGGCGGCTCCGAAGATAACGAAGTTGCGACCGGCTTATTCTGCTTAGTCATTATGATAGGCTAACTAGTTATCTAAGGTAGTCAGTTAACGAATTCCAAAGCCACTTGGATCACATGAATGAGCTGGTGGTTCCAAAGTATTGATTTTATCAGCGAAGTGAAGGGCTGACTGGAGTGCTAGCCGTCGGGTCACTTCCAAGCTCTTAAACAGCAGAATGGCCATATCTCATGGAAGGAAGCTTAGAAGGTTTCCTCCAGCAGAGGTAAAGAAAGTGGCCCAAAAGGTCCCTATCCAATATTGAATGTATATTTAGTGGTTTGCCATGTGCTACCCGCTAGGTAACTTTCTCGAAATGAACCAGGCTTCAAGACAATCCCTCTCCCTGAGGGTTTTTAGCATTGACAGCAGCACCTTCTACGAGATCCCCCATATTCCATGAAAGGTACAAGTGAGTGCCCTTGGAGGATGCGTGAGGGGTACCTTCGCAGCATCTATCGGAGAAATGAGGGATCTGATGAATCCTGTATACAAAACTACTATACTCATGGAATTACATCCTAGGACCACACTCTCTATTATAGTAATTAGTATTTACGAACGGGGTGACCAGTTGGCTACTAACAACAAAAATGTTTTGAGTACTTCAgactctgtacggagtagacaaTTTATATTGCTGTTTCCAGGCATCCAATCTGGACAGCCCGCCACGACATCTCCTTATGCCAAGACTCACCAGTTATTGCTTGGTTGGGTGTTTTAAGAAGATCTGCACACAACTGCATAGAACAGGGTGATCCATCTAACTCTCCTCTCCTGGCTGATAAATATTGGCCCGCAAAGAGCCAAAACACCGCCGGCAGCTCTGTGACCTCGATGTGACGGCTCTTCTGCGGACCATTTTGAACAGATTCGGAACAGCAGGGCTCCATCAATAGTTACATTGCAACGTCATGGCCAACCGAGCTTTTCGTGCTCCAATTCGTCTGCTCTCGCTCTTCTTCGCATCCATTCTGTTGTACTACTGCCTTCGATCATTCCTCATATCATCTACTTCTCcatccatttcttcttcagatctGCTGTTCAAGCACCTTGTTGTGGCGAGTTTGAAGTCAGATAATACATCATGGGTAGGAGAGCATCTGCCAGATTGGCAGGCAAAAGTTTACGTGGCGGATGACCCAAAGGCCCAGTTGACTGTGCCACTGAATAAAGGGAGGGAATCTATGGTGTATTTAACGTGAGAGCTCTTAGAATGACTCTGATATTTTTCAAGTTTTAGTCTTTGATTTTCAAAATCACAGAGAGTGAGcacgccttttttttttttggatagCTTTGTTGCTGATTGGAAGGCATGGGAGATATAGATATATAATAGACCACTATAATCATCTTCCAGACTACATGGTCTTTATACATGGACTGCGATATCAATGGCATAATGACGATCCAATATATGGTATCTATCTATTCAATAATCCTAATCAATAATCCATTTCATTTCTTGCCAGTGAGCTGAATCAGAGCATAGATGGCGTACCGATCCTTCGTAACCTCCGTCTTCCATACGTTAAAAGCGTAGGGTATGCGCCTCTACGATGCACCTGGGTTCCTGGATGCCCAGCAGAGCTGCACCCTCTGAATCCAACCGAGAAAGGCCTTCCGACACGTGTAGCGGCGGAACGCGCTTATGCATCTGCATTCAAAACCTTGCTGCCGAATGAGTCCGTCCCAAAGGAAGTCGGTGCGACATGCTCGTCACAATTCGCAGTCACTCGCGAGCGAGTGAGACGGCGACGAAAATCAGACTATGAGCGAATGCGGCGATGGCTCATGAACACGGATCTTGAAGATGAAATAAGTGGCAGAATCATGGAGTACGCATGGCATAGTATGTTCCACACAGCTCCTCTCAGCTCCCCACATGTTCAGCTTGTCTTGCGATCACTGCCTTTATGCTTCCACCTCATAGTGAATGTTGCTAACAGCCCAAGTAATCATGGGAATGCCGCCGGTTTATTGTCCGCCAGCAGGAGAATGCTATTGCATAACATTTGGCATTTGCAAGCTGAATTGCAACGCGGCACGATGTGACAAGAGATATGTCCTCCCAACATACGCCCAGATCCCAAACGGATGGCCCGAGCACGGCGGCGGCGAGAATGGGTGGCCCACCCCGGGCTGGAATGAGTGAACGTGAAGCAGCTCAATTGTGACAGCAAAGGGTCCCTTCGCTTGATgaatatcaagatatgagcTAGTAAACCTTGAACGAGATTTATCCGACACAGCTGATTCTTCTCAGTTCGAATCGCGGGTTACCACATCGGCGCCACCGAATGGTGCTTGAAATATGGGTCCCAAGCAAAAAGATCCCCATTGGTCTGGCTGGTATTAATAAAAGGGAAACATTCCCTATTTCCGGGCTGGTGAAGGACTTCGGTGGTCAAAAAGTTAAGTGACTTGAAAATGTGTTTCCACAGAAAAAGTATGCCGCACTTGATAAAATCTTCACGGCTTTTTGCCATCGTCATTTGAATCAAGTCCCTTTACCTCCTCCCCATCCCAGGTCAATACAATCTTCTGCTTCACCTCCCCGGAACTCATCAGATGTTTAACTTGTACGCCCAATCCTTCCAACGCCACCTCGCTCGCTCGCCCATTCCATAAGACCTGCCTAACCGCACCGTCCTCCAAATCTGCCAGAATCCACATCAGGGGGAACCTGCTCTTTGTCAACGCGTCTCTCACCCCCTTCGTCGCCTCCCGTGGACTGACCAACACCCCTATTATCCCTTCTCCTCTCCAGCCGACGGGCGCACCTGCAAACGTCCCTTCCAGCTCCCGGATTAAATTGGGGCCTAGTTTGTTGCGGAACGCTTTGCATTGTACAATGACGCGGAGAGGATAGGGGTGCGATGGCAAGTGCCAGGTGCCGACGAGGTCGATGCCGGAGTCGGCGCGGCCGCCGATACGAGTGAGGTCGATGGCGTAGGCGCGAAGTGAGTGCAAGACGGTGTACTCGTAGTGAGTGCCTACATAAGTTGTGCTGGCGGAAGAGAGCCCGGTTCGCGCGGCGTATGCGAGGAAAGAGGGAAGATCATGGTGCTGAGAGGTTGGGGGCAAAGGAGGAGAGGGGAGGGAAGGGGGTTTTGTTGTAGAGTTCCAGCGTGCAACGTTGGTATTTGTAGCCGGTACACAAGTACGATGGGTTAACTGGGAGGCAACGCTTCGTATGCGTTGTAAGTGTCTCATGAGTGTTGGTGACTGTGTTGTTAGAATAGTTTCTGCaggctacggagtactctgtaacAACATTACCCGATGTTCGATGGATTCAAAAGGCGCCAAGCGATCGGAGGCTGAAGTCGCCCCTTAATAGATAGGCGCGGGACCCGCCGCAATAGGCGCCCAGAGCCCTCTCGCCAGCGGGGAGCCTGGGTGGCAGAACCGCCGATTTCACCAAGGCCTATGTATGCACAACGCCGTTCTTGCGTCCAAAGTATTCGCCAAGCTCACGTAGGGAATTCCCATCAAGCTGTTTTGTGTTGATGGAAGCGATGCGCTAGTTAAGTTCGCAAGAATATTGCTTAATATAACTAACAATGGCGTAACTAACTGTGCCCTGATAGCAGGCGTAAAAGTGTGTCGTGATAGCATCTTTACCCGTCCAGTTAGTAGTTGCCAAATGTTGGATCACAAAGAGACATATAAATGAAGGTGGCAATGGAGGCAGTAAAATCCAGTCTCATGAAATAATAAGTCCAAAAAGGTGATGCCCGATGGTGATCTGTTCCACAGGCCCCTGAGCGTGCGCTGCGAGGGCTCTGCGGATTTGATTTCAGCAGTACTTAAGTCTTGGCGCTGGTTCCGTCTGATGTCAAGTTCAGTTGCCATTTTTTTTGTGCACTTCGCCGCACGAAGAACCATCCACCAGGGAACACCCTTCACTGTTTCCGCCAGTTCATTCTCATCTGCATCCTTGGGCACTGTGGAATCTTGTTATAGCCTCCACTTCTTCACATTGGCATTGCCGGAGAAAAGGCTCGGTATTACTACCTCTGCAGCTCCATCGCTTCCCCGGTAACTACTTGCGCCAGTAAGCGGAGCCTAGCAAATAATGCATTTTACAGAGGAGCAAGCGGTAGAGGTGAAGACATGGGTGATTAAGAGGCTAGAGGACATGTAAGTGCTTGATTGTCTTATTGCTATGCTCCGCTCACCTTAAATGGTGACTTCTGGCAAAGAGGCCTGGCTGCACTTACATTTACTAACGCAACGGGGAGCAGCTCCGACGCCGATGCAGATGTCCTTGCAGATTACGTGCTAGCTCTAATTCGCTCCGATGCGCCAGATGAGGAGATTCGCAAGGTGTCGGTAGAGAATCTGGAAGATTTCCTGAAAGAAAGTAAGTGCATGTTATCGCCTTTCCGGGGAAATTAGCTATGATATGGCAAGACAATAAGTACAAGGATTGGAATTCTAATGTGACAATACGCATAGACACTGTCAAGTTCGTTGATGAAATTTTTGAGAGATACAATCCGAAATCCGAATCCGCTCCAACTGCATCCGTACCCCCTCCAGCATTGCCAACGCCCGCCGTGACCGTACCTTTTAACCAGTCCGGGTCGCCGAGTCAGACTGCACAATTTATAACAACTCCAGCTGGTTCTTCGGGATCTCCAGGCAGGGGTGGCTTCCAAGGAAACGCCCCGGGTTTCGGCGGCAGAAAACGAAGTTTCAACGACGTTGCTCAGGGCGGGGCCGAGCACGACTCGCATCATAGAAGCTATGATCGGCCTTTCAAGACGATGCGAGGCAAGCGTGGAGGACGAGGTGATAGGTTGGCTGGCGGATGGGATAGTCAACGACCCGCCCCGACTGCT
This window harbors:
- the SRB7 gene encoding RNA polymerase II mediator complex subunit (EggNog:ENOG410PP4I~COG:K~BUSCO:16692at33183) produces the protein MTKQNKPVATSLSSEPPQGARSSSVHVQNHRALWDQNPPNYPLQIAHHGALLSDEVFKFWLMADILTQLQTCLDQLATQFYATVAYLTTYHDHSPAIPPPNVPSAVPQLKKIPKNPPPAAPTSGTATNTPGAAGGPSGDTKDAAAGPSNAPQMQQQQQEQPPDAPPRPDSPNTFLMRQRELARDLIIKEQQIEYLISVLPGIKSSEAEQQERIKQLAEELRVVEEERSARRRELRRLGEKVDGLLGAVSRGTGISNSG
- a CDS encoding uncharacterized protein (EggNog:ENOG410Q5FK~COG:S), with translation MANRAFRAPIRLLSLFFASILLYYCLRSFLISSTSPSISSSDLLFKHLVVASLKSDNTSWVGEHLPDWQAKVYVADDPKAQLTVPLNKGRESMVYLTYIIDHYNHLPDYMVFIHGLRYQWHNDDPIYDGVPILRNLRLPYVKSVGYAPLRCTWVPGCPAELHPLNPTEKGLPTRVAAERAYASAFKTLLPNESVPKEVGATCSSQFAVTRERVRRRRKSDYERMRRWLMNTDLEDEISGRIMEYAWHIIMGMPPVYCPPAGECYCITFGICKLNCNAARCDKRYVLPTYAQIPNGWPEHGGGENGWPTPGWNE
- a CDS encoding uncharacterized protein (EggNog:ENOG410PPRQ~COG:S~BUSCO:13526at33183), whose protein sequence is MRHLQRIRSVASQLTHRTCVPATNTNVARWNSTTKPPSLPSPPLPPTSQHHDLPSFLAYAARTGLSSASTTYVGTHYEYTVLHSLRAYAIDLTRIGGRADSGIDLVGTWHLPSHPYPLRVIVQCKAFRNKLGPNLIRELEGTFAGAPVGWRGEGIIGVLVSPREATKGVRDALTKSRFPLMWILADLEDGAVRQVLWNGRASEVALEGLGVQVKHLMSSGEVKQKIVLTWDGEEVKGLDSNDDGKKP